Proteins encoded within one genomic window of Bacillus sp. 1NLA3E:
- the lpdA gene encoding dihydrolipoyl dehydrogenase, which yields MAQEYDLVILGGGTGGYVAAIRASQLGLKTAIVEKAKLGGTCLHSGCIPSKALLRSAEVFATMKRSADFGVFANDITFDFSKVQERKNNIVAGLHKGVQHLMKQGKIDVYEGLGRILGPSIFSPMPGTISVEMNNGQENEMLIPKNVLIATGSRPRLLPGLEVDGTFVLSSDEALAMVTLPKTILIVGGGVIGIEWASMLSDFGVLVTVIEFADQIIPTEDKEISKEMQRLMKKKGIKIVTGAKVLSESLQKDNGVSVSAEVKGEIRQFSAEKLLVSVGRLANVEGIGIENTEIQIDKGYIATNQFFQTKESHIYAIGDVIGGLQLAHVASAEGVIAVEHIAGLTPTPLAYNLVPKCIYSKPEVASVGLTEDEANSKGHQIKIGKFSFRAIGKALVFGESDGFVKIIAEQDTNDILGVHMIGPHVTDLISEAGLAMVLDATPWEVSKAIHPHPTLSEAISEAALAVDGKAIHS from the coding sequence GTGGCTCAAGAATATGATTTGGTCATCCTTGGTGGTGGGACAGGTGGGTACGTAGCAGCAATTCGTGCTTCCCAACTCGGGTTAAAAACAGCCATCGTTGAAAAAGCGAAGTTGGGTGGAACGTGTTTACATTCTGGATGTATTCCTAGTAAAGCACTATTGAGGAGTGCTGAGGTTTTTGCCACCATGAAAAGAAGTGCCGATTTTGGAGTTTTTGCTAACGATATCACTTTTGATTTTTCAAAGGTACAAGAAAGAAAAAATAATATTGTTGCTGGTCTTCATAAAGGTGTACAGCATCTTATGAAACAAGGGAAAATCGATGTATATGAAGGGCTCGGGCGGATCCTTGGTCCCTCAATTTTTTCCCCGATGCCTGGCACGATTTCCGTTGAAATGAATAACGGGCAAGAAAATGAAATGCTCATTCCCAAAAATGTTTTAATTGCTACAGGTTCAAGACCTCGTTTGCTTCCTGGTTTAGAAGTGGATGGAACTTTTGTATTATCTTCAGATGAAGCTTTAGCGATGGTAACATTACCAAAAACAATCTTGATTGTCGGAGGTGGGGTTATTGGGATTGAGTGGGCCTCGATGCTCTCAGATTTTGGCGTTCTTGTGACTGTAATTGAGTTTGCCGATCAAATTATACCGACCGAAGATAAAGAGATATCAAAAGAAATGCAACGTTTAATGAAGAAAAAAGGTATTAAAATTGTAACGGGAGCAAAGGTTCTTTCTGAAAGTTTACAAAAGGATAATGGCGTTTCTGTTAGCGCTGAAGTAAAAGGCGAGATTAGACAATTCTCAGCCGAAAAGCTCCTTGTATCGGTAGGACGTCTTGCTAACGTAGAAGGAATAGGAATAGAAAATACCGAGATTCAAATTGATAAAGGTTATATAGCTACGAATCAATTTTTCCAAACGAAGGAATCTCATATTTATGCGATTGGTGATGTGATAGGCGGGCTCCAATTGGCTCATGTAGCTTCTGCTGAAGGGGTTATTGCGGTTGAGCATATTGCTGGACTAACTCCTACTCCGCTTGCATACAATCTAGTGCCAAAATGTATCTACAGTAAGCCTGAGGTAGCCAGTGTTGGACTTACCGAGGACGAAGCAAACAGCAAGGGACATCAAATAAAGATTGGCAAGTTTTCGTTTAGAGCAATTGGAAAGGCACTAGTTTTTGGGGAATCTGATGGGTTTGTAAAAATCATTGCAGAACAAGATACGAATGATATTTTAGGTGTTCATATGATTGGTCCACATGTCACTGATTTGATCTCAGAGGCAGGGCTGGCGATGGTATTAGATGCAACCCCTTGGGAGGTCTCAAAAGCCATCCATCCACACCCCACATTGTCAGA
- the buk gene encoding butyrate kinase, with protein MTPEYRILVINPGSTLTKIGIFDNEIPLFEKAIRHDVDMIQSCLGISEQYEFRKQTILETLEYEGINISKIHAVCGRGGLLRPITGGTYAVNSLMLEDLKTGFAGQHASNLGGILAFEIASGLNIPSFIVDPVVVDELEPIARISGLPLVERKSIFHALNQKAVARRIAKQFNKKYEDLNFIVIHMGGGITVGAHKLGKVIDVNNGLHGEGPFSPERAGTVPVGDLITLCFSGEYDLEVMMKKLVGAGGLVGYLGTNDTLKVERMIKNGNEKAKLIYSAMAYQVAKEIGAASVVLAGKVDAIILTGDLAYGKGFVAEITEKINWIADVIVEPGENELQSLAEGALRILRGEEEAKDYPGELMKSNLHYR; from the coding sequence ATGACACCCGAATACCGAATTCTTGTGATTAACCCAGGTTCAACATTGACCAAAATAGGTATTTTTGATAATGAAATTCCTTTGTTTGAAAAAGCAATTCGTCATGACGTCGACATGATCCAATCCTGTCTAGGAATCTCTGAACAATATGAGTTTCGAAAACAAACCATCCTGGAAACATTAGAATATGAGGGAATAAATATTTCAAAAATACATGCCGTTTGCGGACGAGGGGGATTACTTCGCCCGATAACTGGGGGAACTTATGCTGTCAATTCCTTGATGCTTGAAGACTTGAAGACTGGCTTTGCCGGGCAGCATGCTTCCAATTTAGGAGGAATACTTGCGTTCGAAATTGCTTCTGGGCTAAATATTCCATCTTTTATTGTAGACCCTGTTGTTGTTGATGAACTCGAGCCAATTGCTAGGATTTCTGGCCTTCCACTTGTGGAAAGGAAAAGTATTTTCCATGCATTAAATCAAAAGGCAGTTGCCAGAAGAATTGCAAAGCAGTTCAACAAAAAGTACGAGGACCTAAATTTCATAGTCATCCATATGGGTGGAGGAATCACTGTCGGAGCTCACAAGCTTGGAAAGGTAATCGATGTCAATAATGGCCTTCATGGTGAGGGGCCATTTAGCCCAGAGCGTGCCGGAACAGTACCTGTTGGTGATTTGATCACCTTATGTTTTTCAGGTGAATATGATCTTGAGGTAATGATGAAAAAACTTGTTGGTGCCGGTGGATTAGTTGGTTACTTAGGAACAAATGATACATTAAAGGTTGAAAGAATGATTAAAAATGGTAATGAAAAGGCTAAATTAATTTATTCGGCCATGGCTTATCAAGTTGCGAAGGAAATTGGTGCAGCTAGTGTAGTGTTAGCAGGTAAGGTTGACGCCATTATCCTTACAGGCGATCTTGCCTACGGAAAAGGCTTTGTCGCAGAAATTACCGAGAAAATAAACTGGATTGCTGATGTGATTGTAGAACCAGGTGAAAATGAACTCCAGTCTTTGGCTGAAGGTGCTTTACGTATTTTACGTGGTGAAGAGGAAGCGAAGGATTATCCAGGCGAATTAATGAAAAGTAACTTGCATTATAGATAG
- the bcd gene encoding branched-chain amino acid dehydrogenase — translation MGIFENLEIYDYEQLVFCQDKQSGLKAIIAIHDTTLGPALGGTRMWTYSSEDDAIEDALRLARGMTYKNAAAGLNLGGGKTVIIGDPRRDKNEEMFRAFGRYIQGLNGRYITAEDVGTTVADMDLIHEETDFVTGISPAFGSSGNPSPATAYGVYRGMKAAAKEAFGTDSLEGKVVAIQGVGNVAINLCKHLRGEGAELIVTDIHKESVQRAIDEFGAKAVEPDEIYGVVCDIYAPCALGAVINDETIPRLKAKVIAGSANNQLKETKHGDMIHELGIVYAPDYVINAGGVINVADELYGYNRERALKKVEGIYQTINKVIEISKRDQIPTYLAADRLAEERIARIRNSRSQFLLNGHHILSRR, via the coding sequence ATGGGAATCTTTGAGAATTTGGAAATATACGATTATGAGCAATTAGTATTTTGTCAGGATAAACAATCTGGATTAAAGGCGATTATTGCCATACATGATACAACTTTAGGGCCTGCTTTAGGCGGCACAAGGATGTGGACATACTCATCGGAGGACGATGCAATTGAAGATGCCCTCAGATTAGCAAGAGGAATGACCTATAAGAACGCTGCTGCTGGGCTAAATTTGGGCGGTGGAAAAACTGTAATTATAGGTGATCCTCGCCGCGATAAAAATGAGGAAATGTTTCGTGCTTTTGGCCGCTATATTCAAGGCTTAAACGGCCGGTATATTACTGCAGAAGATGTTGGTACAACAGTTGCAGACATGGATCTAATTCACGAAGAAACAGATTTTGTCACTGGGATTTCTCCCGCCTTTGGTTCTTCGGGAAATCCATCACCAGCTACTGCGTACGGTGTTTATCGAGGGATGAAGGCAGCCGCAAAAGAAGCATTTGGCACTGATTCATTAGAAGGTAAAGTTGTTGCAATTCAAGGTGTTGGTAATGTAGCAATAAACTTGTGCAAACACTTACGTGGAGAAGGTGCTGAATTAATTGTTACCGATATTCATAAAGAGTCTGTCCAAAGAGCGATTGATGAATTTGGGGCAAAAGCGGTAGAACCAGACGAAATATATGGGGTGGTTTGTGATATTTATGCTCCCTGTGCGCTAGGAGCAGTCATTAATGACGAAACTATTCCACGGCTAAAAGCAAAAGTGATTGCAGGGTCAGCGAATAACCAATTAAAAGAAACAAAACACGGTGATATGATTCATGAATTAGGCATTGTCTATGCACCTGATTACGTAATTAACGCTGGTGGAGTTATCAATGTTGCAGATGAATTATACGGATATAATCGAGAGCGAGCCTTGAAAAAGGTCGAAGGCATTTACCAAACAATTAATAAAGTAATTGAAATATCAAAGCGGGATCAAATTCCAACCTATTTGGCAGCTGACCGATTAGCAGAAGAACGAATTGCCAGGATAAGAAATTCCCGCAGCCAATTTTTGTTGAATGGGCACCATATTTTAAGCCGTCGTTAA
- a CDS encoding sigma-54 interaction domain-containing protein — protein sequence MQTVMIVGAGKGGTAIFKILKETAAFDIKVVIDKSKTAPGVKLAFEEGIQIGTDWRPFINEGIDIVIEVTGDPMIFETLRRSAGKKTLLIPGSVAFLFALLMEEKEKLISKLQNQTYEHDLIFDSADEGMIVINNHSRIILFNKSAEKITGISKSRAIGNHILEIIPNSKLPFVLETRRLEANQELLLENGLKIITTRIPMINESGYLMGAFCVFKDISEILSLAEEITNLKEIQTMLGAIIQSSDDAISVVDETGRGLIINPAYTRITGLTEQQVIGQPATADISEGDSMHMKVLQTRRPVRGVPMRVGPNKREVIVNVAPIIVDGILKGSVGVIHDVSEIQSLTTELTRARQIIRTLEAKYTFEDIIGESEEMNIAIEQAKLAAKTPATILLRGESGTGKELFAHAIHNASDRKYNKFVRVNCAALTESLLESELFGYEEGAFSGAKRGGKRGLFEEANNGSILLDEIGELTASTQAKLLRVLQEREIVRVGGTKPISINVRIIAATNVNLEKGIAQGTFREDLYYRLNRMPIQIPPLRRRIEDIPALCSRLIQKINQDYGRNVEGVSNLSIDRLINYDWPGNVRELENILGRAIIFMKNYETIIDESHLPDLKAVTHHKIADNKTSNFGDSQSLSLIMERYEESIIRQMLREHGGNKTKTAKALAVSVRNLYYKLEKYGLE from the coding sequence GTGCAAACGGTCATGATTGTTGGTGCTGGAAAAGGTGGCACAGCTATTTTCAAAATTCTCAAGGAAACGGCAGCATTTGACATAAAGGTGGTTATTGATAAAAGCAAAACTGCCCCAGGGGTAAAATTGGCGTTTGAAGAAGGAATTCAGATTGGAACAGATTGGCGTCCTTTTATCAATGAAGGAATTGATATAGTCATTGAAGTGACCGGTGATCCTATGATTTTTGAAACGTTAAGGAGATCAGCTGGAAAAAAGACGCTTTTGATTCCTGGAAGTGTCGCCTTCCTTTTCGCGTTGTTGATGGAGGAAAAGGAAAAACTTATTTCAAAGCTTCAAAACCAAACCTATGAGCATGATTTAATTTTTGATTCTGCTGATGAAGGTATGATTGTCATTAATAATCATTCGCGTATTATCCTGTTTAATAAGAGTGCAGAAAAAATAACAGGAATAAGTAAGAGTCGGGCAATTGGCAACCATATCCTTGAGATCATTCCAAATAGTAAGCTTCCGTTTGTCTTAGAAACCCGGAGATTGGAAGCAAATCAAGAACTGCTGTTAGAAAATGGACTGAAAATCATTACCACTCGAATTCCGATGATTAATGAAAGTGGATATTTAATGGGTGCTTTTTGTGTTTTTAAAGATATTTCTGAAATCCTTAGCTTAGCTGAAGAAATTACCAACCTTAAGGAAATCCAAACCATGCTTGGGGCCATTATTCAATCAAGTGATGATGCGATATCAGTGGTCGATGAAACGGGAAGAGGCTTAATCATTAATCCAGCCTATACAAGAATTACTGGTTTAACAGAGCAGCAAGTGATTGGTCAACCTGCGACGGCAGATATTTCCGAAGGCGATAGCATGCATATGAAGGTGCTTCAAACAAGAAGACCAGTTCGAGGTGTTCCGATGCGGGTTGGCCCAAATAAACGAGAAGTCATCGTAAATGTTGCTCCAATCATTGTTGATGGAATTTTAAAAGGAAGTGTCGGCGTCATCCATGATGTTTCTGAAATCCAAAGCCTAACTACTGAGCTAACTCGAGCCCGGCAAATTATTCGAACACTAGAAGCAAAATATACTTTTGAGGATATCATTGGTGAATCTGAAGAGATGAACATTGCCATTGAACAGGCTAAATTAGCTGCGAAAACTCCTGCTACCATTTTACTTAGGGGTGAATCGGGAACGGGAAAAGAGTTGTTTGCCCATGCGATACATAATGCAAGTGATCGAAAATACAATAAATTTGTTCGAGTAAATTGTGCGGCTTTAACGGAGTCATTGTTGGAAAGTGAATTGTTTGGATACGAAGAAGGAGCCTTTTCAGGAGCAAAACGTGGCGGGAAACGTGGCTTATTTGAGGAAGCGAACAATGGAAGTATTTTATTAGATGAGATCGGTGAATTGACTGCCAGCACACAAGCTAAGTTATTGAGGGTATTACAAGAACGTGAAATTGTTAGGGTAGGGGGTACAAAACCAATTTCTATCAATGTTCGAATCATCGCCGCTACGAACGTTAATTTGGAAAAAGGCATTGCCCAAGGCACTTTTAGGGAAGACTTATACTACCGTTTGAATAGGATGCCCATTCAAATCCCCCCTTTACGGAGAAGGATTGAGGATATTCCTGCTTTATGTAGCAGACTTATTCAAAAAATTAATCAAGACTATGGACGGAATGTTGAAGGTGTTTCTAATCTATCCATAGATAGACTAATTAACTATGACTGGCCTGGAAATGTAAGAGAACTTGAAAATATCTTAGGCAGAGCCATTATATTTATGAAAAATTATGAAACGATTATTGATGAGTCCCATTTACCCGATTTAAAGGCTGTCACTCATCATAAAATAGCCGATAATAAAACATCAAATTTTGGTGACTCCCAGTCCTTATCGTTGATAATGGAGCGGTATGAGGAATCAATTATTAGGCAGATGTTAAGGGAACATGGTGGTAATAAAACGAAAACGGCAAAAGCGTTGGCCGTATCCGTTCGGAATTTATATTATAAGCTCGAGAAATACGGTCTTGAATAA
- a CDS encoding DUF2627 domain-containing protein has translation MDRIIALVIMLIPGFMAALGIKLMRDMVFGILQQPIPTLWLQFIIGLLSFLLGLGFIAGFILHKDRKGNKVQTRFQKKERP, from the coding sequence ATGGATCGAATTATTGCGTTGGTAATCATGTTAATCCCCGGATTTATGGCTGCTTTAGGAATCAAGTTAATGCGTGATATGGTGTTTGGCATTTTACAACAACCCATTCCAACTTTATGGTTACAGTTTATTATCGGGTTATTATCATTTTTATTGGGGTTAGGTTTTATTGCCGGATTTATTTTGCATAAGGATCGCAAGGGGAATAAAGTACAAACACGATTTCAAAAAAAAGAAAGACCATAG
- a CDS encoding glycerophosphodiester phosphodiesterase: protein MTLIFAHRGYSALNPENTLKAFVEAEKAGADGVELDVQMTKDGELVVIHDEKIDRTTDGTGYVKDLTYNELKKYNAGHKFKKWFQKTTIPTLQEVFEWMTSNNLHCNIELKNGIIPYIGMEEKVIDLIRRYRLSDRIIISSFNHYSIVYSYRLAPEIETAPLLSESLYMPWIYAQSIQARGIHPKYFRGLEDIFKQSIANGIAVRPYTVNKDPALKRLFALGCSAVITDDPLKAVNLRKEYQ from the coding sequence ATGACTTTGATTTTTGCACACCGCGGTTATTCGGCGTTAAACCCAGAAAATACGTTGAAGGCATTTGTTGAAGCTGAAAAGGCAGGAGCAGATGGGGTGGAATTGGACGTTCAAATGACCAAGGATGGAGAATTGGTTGTGATCCATGATGAAAAAATTGACCGAACAACTGATGGAACAGGATATGTTAAGGATTTAACCTATAACGAATTGAAGAAATACAATGCGGGACACAAATTTAAAAAGTGGTTTCAAAAAACAACGATTCCTACACTTCAAGAGGTATTTGAATGGATGACTTCTAATAATCTACACTGTAATATTGAATTGAAAAATGGCATCATACCTTATATTGGCATGGAGGAAAAGGTGATCGATCTTATTAGAAGGTACCGATTAAGCGATCGAATCATTATTTCTTCCTTCAATCACTACAGTATTGTTTATAGCTATCGACTTGCACCTGAGATAGAAACAGCACCTTTATTATCCGAGTCCCTTTATATGCCGTGGATATATGCACAATCGATTCAAGCACGGGGAATTCATCCAAAATATTTCCGAGGCTTAGAAGATATTTTCAAACAATCTATCGCTAACGGGATAGCTGTTCGACCGTACACTGTGAACAAGGATCCTGCTTTAAAGCGTTTGTTTGCACTAGGTTGCAGTGCGGTCATAACAGATGATCCTCTTAAAGCTGTTAACCTCAGAAAAGAGTACCAATAA
- the spo0A gene encoding sporulation transcription factor Spo0A, producing MKKIKVCVVDDNRELVGLLEEYISSLDDMEIVGVAHNGQECLDILEDTTPDVLVLDIIMPHLDGLAVLEKLRETKRSNFPNVIMLTAFGQEDVTKKAVELGASYFILKPFDMENLANHIRQVSGQTNTGMRKSAQSPYRPAQSEQKPKNLDACITSIIHEIGVPAHIKGYMYLREAISMVYNDIELLGSITKVLYPDIAKKFNTTASRVERAIRHAIEVAWSRGNIDSISSLFGYTVSMTKAKPTNSEFIAMVADKLRLEHKAS from the coding sequence GTGAAAAAAATAAAAGTGTGCGTTGTTGATGACAATAGAGAATTAGTTGGATTATTAGAGGAATACATTTCATCCTTGGATGATATGGAAATTGTCGGAGTTGCTCATAACGGTCAAGAATGTCTCGATATTTTAGAAGACACCACTCCAGATGTTCTTGTTTTAGATATTATTATGCCACATTTAGATGGTCTTGCTGTATTGGAAAAACTTCGTGAAACGAAAAGAAGTAACTTTCCAAATGTAATAATGCTAACTGCGTTCGGACAGGAAGATGTTACGAAGAAAGCAGTTGAATTGGGTGCATCGTATTTTATTCTTAAACCATTTGATATGGAAAATTTAGCTAACCACATTCGTCAGGTTAGTGGCCAAACCAATACTGGTATGAGAAAGTCAGCGCAGTCCCCGTATCGTCCAGCTCAATCAGAGCAAAAGCCTAAAAATTTAGATGCATGTATCACGAGCATTATTCACGAAATTGGCGTACCAGCACATATTAAGGGTTATATGTATTTGAGAGAGGCAATTTCTATGGTCTATAATGACATTGAACTGCTTGGATCGATTACAAAAGTTCTATACCCTGATATTGCAAAGAAATTTAATACAACCGCAAGCCGAGTTGAACGGGCAATCCGCCACGCAATCGAAGTAGCGTGGAGTCGGGGCAATATCGATTCAATTTCTTCTCTGTTTGGCTACACCGTCAGCATGACAAAAGCAAAACCAACAAATTCGGAATTTATCGCGATGGTTGCAGATAAACTAAGATTAGAGCATAAAGCATCATAA